The following coding sequences lie in one Halorussus vallis genomic window:
- a CDS encoding N-acetylmuramoyl-L-alanine amidase encodes MQKDEEPTSTRRDVLKRAAAAGVVSLGGTVLASSTAAAKPSVDWEAAHSSNYTSADRGAGYIDWIVIHTVQGSAQSAVNWFQDPDADVSAHYTVAQDGYKYQSVSDINIAWHAGGSNYNTYSVGIEHGGYVSGTYEDAQYRASAKLASWLCDQYGVPKQHPSSVPYDAANPANGGIIAHSQVPESTHTDPGSNWDWDYYIDLVNSY; translated from the coding sequence ATGCAAAAAGATGAAGAACCAACCTCGACTCGACGAGACGTACTGAAACGTGCGGCTGCGGCAGGTGTCGTCAGCCTCGGTGGTACTGTACTGGCGAGCAGTACTGCGGCGGCGAAACCCTCGGTCGACTGGGAGGCAGCCCATTCGAGCAACTACACGTCCGCCGACCGGGGCGCGGGCTACATCGACTGGATCGTCATCCACACCGTCCAGGGGTCGGCCCAGAGCGCGGTCAACTGGTTCCAGGACCCCGACGCCGACGTGAGCGCCCACTACACCGTCGCCCAGGACGGCTACAAGTACCAGTCGGTCAGCGACATCAACATCGCGTGGCACGCGGGCGGGTCGAACTATAACACGTACTCCGTCGGCATCGAGCACGGCGGCTACGTCAGCGGCACATACGAGGACGCCCAGTACCGGGCGTCGGCCAAACTCGCCAGTTGGCTCTGCGACCAGTACGGCGTCCCGAAACAGCACCCGTCCAGCGTCCCCTACGACGCCGCGAACCCGGCGAACGGCGGCATCATCGCCCACTCCCAGGTTCCCGAGAGCACCCACACCGACCCCGGGTCCAACTGGGACTGGGACTACTACATCGACCTCGTCAACTCGTACTGA
- a CDS encoding SDR family NAD(P)-dependent oxidoreductase, whose product MDTSDCDRSDDVAIVTGASSGIGRAVAERLAAVNATVVVADIDTDGGAETVTAIENDGGTAEFVRTDVSDAHDVSTMVEAAMDTHGSVDVLVNNAGGSFNDGNPHQVAEETWDRIVDVNLKGQFLCARETLPAMVESGGGSMVHVSSVNAKLGIGLAAYSASKNGVLALSRLIATQYGRHGVRSNAVCPGTIVTDASSEKLTTEGPVRDEWLDQYPVGRFGHPEDVAAAVEFLSSDAASFVSGTELTIDGGLTASLDQRLETMMYDIDDPVTDDAPTDNPSANEPPTDSDSDE is encoded by the coding sequence ATGGACACCAGTGACTGCGACCGAAGCGACGACGTTGCCATCGTCACCGGTGCGAGCAGTGGCATCGGTCGCGCCGTCGCCGAACGCCTCGCCGCTGTGAACGCCACTGTGGTAGTAGCTGATATAGACACCGATGGCGGCGCGGAGACGGTCACCGCCATCGAGAACGACGGCGGCACCGCCGAGTTTGTCCGCACGGATGTAAGCGACGCGCACGACGTCTCGACGATGGTCGAGGCGGCGATGGACACCCACGGAAGCGTAGACGTGCTCGTGAACAACGCCGGCGGGTCGTTCAACGACGGGAATCCCCACCAAGTCGCGGAGGAAACGTGGGACCGAATCGTCGACGTGAACCTCAAGGGGCAGTTCCTCTGTGCGCGAGAAACGCTTCCGGCGATGGTCGAATCCGGCGGTGGTTCGATGGTCCACGTCTCGTCGGTCAACGCCAAACTTGGCATCGGTCTCGCCGCCTACTCCGCATCGAAAAACGGTGTCCTCGCACTCTCCCGCCTCATCGCGACGCAGTACGGGCGACACGGCGTTCGCTCGAACGCCGTCTGTCCAGGAACTATCGTCACCGACGCATCGAGTGAGAAACTGACCACCGAGGGACCGGTCCGCGACGAGTGGCTCGACCAATATCCAGTTGGTCGGTTCGGTCACCCGGAAGACGTCGCAGCCGCCGTCGAGTTCCTGAGTTCGGACGCAGCGTCGTTCGTCTCAGGGACCGAACTCACCATCGACGGTGGCCTCACGGCCAGTCTCGACCAGCGACTGGAGACGATGATGTACGACATCGACGACCCAGTGACGGACGACGCGCCGACCGACAATCCGTCAGCAAACGAACCACCGACGGACAGTGACAGCGACGAGTGA
- a CDS encoding ABC transporter substrate-binding protein has protein sequence MVDGNHRSGHDTDSDRITRRQWLALGGSTALAGLAGCSGDNPNEADVTMASDSTDTKSGGDTGEGGGTPVTTTLNMRAPVSWQPSQSNVNPFTDTKNTEYWMDYMWSESPVYPNALGEPMYWLADKIELKSGGCEVHIKLNEDYTWWDGTPVTAKDVRTTERIRDYKTYMGPEQTEDSWEVVDKYTVKNVLAGPANPSLKKSTYYSVVAKHDYFKSWLEKYQDAGGESAVKQVTKELQDHQITLNDLTEKGLGCGMWKPTQLSPTKAVHEKYQDHPRADWTNLETFTWHLISEKQKAIQSLQTGTLDMGDKTVTQAQSSNKVSVFNQFGTSSIVKLAINWNNEHLARRPVRRAIAYLIDHDELVKVIKTTQGLKYKPRSTVNGLSSKQADKWGGKSFQNKLITYGRKSKPEKAKQVLEEAGYSKKGGVWVGPNGSKVNNLTYLTPPWNIYETIGNYLSPKLDKFGFKNKLIIPSSSGFWKRWTDTYDFDMVNWFSNTSHPGNAYATNTVGGLGKFDEVATVKNPKGSCKVNRSVPELSQQRSKKLNQPLRPKFPTKVGTEGTGGKQQTLYPIKWNNIITQTQSTDEVKRFTKKFMWYMNWQVPHIGFYDETRAYWGNTDEFDFPTGKVDDHPQAEATKQEHFTNAMEFLMKGHINAKTK, from the coding sequence ATGGTAGACGGTAACCATCGTTCTGGTCACGACACAGACAGCGACAGGATAACGCGGCGACAGTGGCTCGCACTCGGCGGGAGCACGGCGCTGGCTGGATTGGCCGGTTGCAGCGGCGACAACCCGAATGAGGCGGACGTCACGATGGCTTCGGATTCGACGGACACGAAAAGTGGCGGCGACACCGGGGAAGGCGGCGGTACGCCCGTCACGACGACGCTCAACATGCGCGCACCGGTTAGTTGGCAGCCGAGCCAGTCGAACGTCAATCCATTCACTGACACGAAGAACACCGAATACTGGATGGATTACATGTGGTCGGAGTCGCCAGTGTACCCGAACGCCCTCGGCGAACCGATGTACTGGCTCGCCGACAAGATAGAGCTCAAAAGCGGCGGCTGTGAGGTACACATCAAGCTCAACGAAGACTACACGTGGTGGGACGGCACTCCGGTGACCGCGAAGGACGTCCGCACGACCGAGCGCATCAGGGACTACAAAACCTATATGGGTCCTGAGCAGACCGAAGACAGCTGGGAGGTCGTCGACAAGTACACGGTCAAGAACGTGCTGGCGGGGCCGGCAAACCCGTCGCTGAAGAAGTCGACGTACTACTCGGTCGTCGCCAAACACGACTACTTCAAATCGTGGCTGGAGAAGTATCAGGATGCGGGCGGCGAAAGTGCGGTTAAGCAGGTGACCAAGGAACTCCAGGATCACCAGATAACGTTGAACGACCTCACGGAGAAGGGGCTCGGCTGTGGCATGTGGAAGCCGACCCAGCTTTCGCCGACCAAGGCCGTCCACGAGAAGTACCAGGACCACCCGCGCGCAGACTGGACGAACTTAGAGACGTTCACGTGGCACCTCATCTCGGAGAAGCAGAAGGCGATTCAGTCGCTCCAGACCGGGACACTGGACATGGGTGATAAGACCGTCACGCAAGCCCAGTCCAGTAACAAGGTGAGCGTGTTCAACCAGTTCGGTACCTCCAGCATCGTGAAATTGGCGATAAACTGGAACAACGAACATCTCGCCCGCCGACCGGTCCGTCGCGCCATCGCATACCTCATCGACCACGACGAACTGGTCAAGGTCATTAAGACGACGCAAGGCCTGAAGTACAAGCCTCGTAGCACCGTCAATGGCCTGTCCTCGAAACAGGCCGACAAGTGGGGCGGAAAGAGCTTCCAGAACAAACTCATCACCTACGGTCGGAAGTCGAAGCCCGAGAAAGCAAAACAGGTCCTCGAAGAGGCGGGCTACTCAAAGAAAGGCGGCGTCTGGGTCGGTCCGAACGGGAGCAAGGTAAATAACCTCACCTACTTGACGCCACCGTGGAACATCTACGAAACTATTGGGAACTACCTCAGTCCGAAACTCGACAAATTTGGGTTCAAGAACAAACTCATCATCCCATCGTCGAGCGGCTTCTGGAAGCGCTGGACGGACACGTACGACTTCGACATGGTCAACTGGTTCTCGAACACGTCCCATCCGGGGAACGCCTACGCGACCAACACGGTGGGTGGCTTGGGCAAGTTCGACGAAGTCGCTACCGTCAAAAACCCGAAAGGTAGTTGCAAAGTCAACCGCTCGGTGCCCGAACTCAGCCAACAACGGAGCAAGAAGCTCAACCAGCCCCTCCGGCCGAAGTTCCCGACGAAGGTCGGCACGGAGGGAACCGGCGGCAAGCAACAGACGCTGTACCCGATCAAGTGGAACAACATCATCACTCAGACGCAGTCCACGGACGAGGTCAAGCGATTCACCAAGAAATTCATGTGGTATATGAACTGGCAGGTGCCTCACATCGGCTTCTACGACGAGACGAGAGCGTACTGGGGCAACACCGACGAGTTCGACTTCCCCACCGGGAAGGTCGACGATCACCCGCAAGCCGAGGCGACAAAACAGGAACACTTCACGAACGCGATGGAGTTCCTGATGAAGGGCCATATCAACGCGAAGACGAAGTAG
- a CDS encoding anhydro-N-acetylmuramic acid kinase, producing MSDSTCGAHGGERSSGDQGREQHRGRIVVGLMSGTSLDGVDAACCRVRRDGNEPRGYDVCVESFVTRPYDAAFRERLAATCGEAGTVTDACELNVALGAVFAAAAGEAADAAGIGLEDVDVIGSHGQTIRHVPEPKSLPCGDELRSTLQIGDGSVITERTGVPTVSDFRTADIAVGGHGAPLVPFADLALLAASDRFRVAQNVGGIANCTALPPDPDREDVFAFDTGPGNVVIDGVVESLTDGEQTYDRDGRLARAGTVDDVLLEECLDDDYFRAEPPKTTGRKQFGRSYAREFLKSCRARSLSDEDVVATATALTAHSVADAYRQFLPRTPDEVIVSGGGAHNSTLVGMLDAAIDAEVRTVEEYGVGADAKEAVAFALLAAAALDGVPNNIPNATGASRSVVMGKRCPPL from the coding sequence GTGAGTGATTCGACGTGCGGCGCGCACGGAGGCGAGCGGTCTAGCGGCGACCAGGGCCGTGAACAGCACCGAGGGCGTATCGTCGTCGGCCTCATGTCCGGCACGTCGCTTGACGGCGTGGACGCTGCCTGCTGCCGGGTTCGCCGCGACGGCAACGAGCCGCGCGGCTACGACGTGTGCGTCGAATCGTTTGTCACGCGACCGTACGACGCCGCGTTCCGCGAGCGTCTCGCAGCAACGTGCGGCGAGGCAGGAACCGTCACCGACGCCTGCGAGTTGAACGTCGCACTCGGCGCAGTGTTCGCCGCCGCTGCTGGCGAGGCCGCGGACGCCGCGGGAATCGGCCTCGAAGACGTAGACGTTATCGGCTCGCATGGCCAGACGATCCGCCACGTTCCAGAGCCGAAGTCGCTCCCCTGCGGCGACGAGTTGCGCTCGACGCTGCAGATCGGAGACGGCAGCGTCATCACCGAGCGGACCGGCGTGCCGACGGTGTCCGACTTCCGAACCGCGGATATCGCGGTCGGCGGTCACGGCGCACCGCTCGTGCCGTTTGCCGACCTTGCACTGCTCGCCGCCTCCGACCGCTTTCGAGTCGCACAAAACGTCGGCGGCATCGCGAACTGCACCGCGCTGCCGCCGGACCCTGACCGCGAGGACGTCTTCGCCTTCGACACCGGACCGGGTAACGTAGTCATCGACGGTGTCGTCGAGTCGCTGACGGACGGCGAGCAGACCTACGACCGCGACGGGCGACTCGCTCGCGCGGGAACCGTCGACGACGTGCTCCTAGAAGAGTGCCTGGACGACGACTACTTCCGCGCTGAACCGCCGAAGACGACCGGCCGCAAGCAGTTCGGGCGCTCGTACGCCCGCGAGTTCCTCAAGTCCTGTCGCGCTCGAAGCCTCTCGGACGAGGACGTAGTCGCCACTGCAACCGCGCTGACTGCGCACTCCGTCGCGGACGCCTACCGCCAATTCCTCCCTCGGACCCCCGACGAGGTTATCGTCTCCGGTGGCGGTGCACACAACTCGACGCTCGTCGGAATGCTCGACGCCGCGATTGACGCCGAGGTTCGCACCGTCGAGGAATACGGTGTGGGTGCCGATGCGAAGGAAGCAGTCGCCTTCGCACTGCTCGCCGCCGCGGCACTGGACGGGGTTCCGAACAACATCCCGAATGCGACCGGCGCATCCCGTTCCGTGGTGATGGGGAAACGCTGTCCGCCTCTGTGA
- a CDS encoding ABC transporter permease, which translates to MYYAKRIGQSVLVFFTALTVTFALYRMLPFGPVEMVKVQLMKQLLEQGQSPSAQQMRTINAMVKTYTGIDPSVPWYVSYYEYLRNIVLYQDFGRSIFKNKPVFDILYRAMPWSVFISIYGLALGTTVSLLFGAVMAYNEGSKFDTVMTFISIGNSTVPYYVVAILTLIIFSYNLGWFPSGGRMNPSTTPGLNLPFIVGIVKHAALPVFSAFVASFGGALAFRGNCIREMGEGYIRVARLRGISQGRIAIRYVGRNALLPVYTSIMMGIASVFGSSIILETIFNYPAMGLVTFNALMNRDYPLIMGSFIFFTIVTLLGILIADLTYGVIDPRVKGGNERETY; encoded by the coding sequence ATGTACTACGCGAAGCGCATCGGTCAATCAGTGCTGGTATTTTTTACCGCACTGACAGTAACGTTCGCTCTCTACCGGATGTTACCGTTTGGTCCGGTCGAGATGGTCAAAGTTCAACTGATGAAACAGCTGCTTGAACAGGGACAGAGTCCGTCTGCCCAGCAGATGCGGACGATAAACGCCATGGTAAAGACGTACACCGGCATCGATCCGTCAGTACCGTGGTACGTCTCTTACTACGAATATCTTCGGAATATCGTCCTCTATCAGGACTTCGGACGGTCGATATTCAAAAATAAACCCGTCTTCGACATCCTCTACCGAGCGATGCCGTGGTCGGTGTTCATCAGCATATACGGGCTCGCACTTGGAACGACCGTTAGCCTGCTGTTTGGTGCTGTCATGGCGTACAACGAAGGAAGCAAGTTCGACACCGTGATGACGTTCATCTCTATCGGCAACAGCACCGTTCCTTACTACGTCGTTGCCATCCTCACGCTCATCATCTTCTCGTACAATCTCGGCTGGTTCCCGAGCGGCGGACGGATGAACCCGTCGACGACGCCCGGCCTCAACCTACCGTTCATCGTCGGCATCGTCAAGCACGCGGCGCTGCCCGTCTTCTCCGCATTCGTCGCCAGCTTCGGCGGTGCACTGGCATTCCGCGGCAACTGTATTCGGGAGATGGGCGAGGGATACATCCGCGTTGCGCGGCTTCGTGGTATCAGTCAGGGTCGAATCGCAATCCGCTACGTCGGTCGGAACGCCCTGCTGCCCGTCTACACCAGCATCATGATGGGCATCGCGAGCGTCTTCGGAAGCAGCATCATCCTCGAAACGATATTCAACTACCCGGCGATGGGGCTGGTGACGTTCAACGCGCTCATGAACCGCGACTATCCGCTTATCATGGGGTCGTTCATTTTCTTCACGATAGTCACGCTCCTCGGCATTCTCATCGCCGACCTCACATACGGTGTCATTGACCCCCGCGTCAAAGGAGGGAACGAACGTGAAACCTACTGA
- a CDS encoding ABC transporter permease produces the protein MFTQTSNVPDPTVREKVERGFERRIYAPAAILVNDWRGFVGSVILLGFVLMGTVGIYVVPRPTVMEGPIFVPPFTDWDFPLGTGVMGESLFKQVVHATPAMLQMITAGALLSVVLGTVIGTVAGYRGGRTDSVLMMLTDTVLTIPGLVLIIVLATIYQPENPFVVGLILGIDNWPRLARTIRSQVLSIREEAFTEASRIMGLSDVHILRRDVVSNLMPYISVNFANSARRIIFESVALYFLGILPQSQLNWGVMMDDAYTNANLTNLNQIHWLLVPMALIILLSLGFILLAQGLDRVFNVRLRARHEKSASGGETS, from the coding sequence ATCTTTACGCAGACGTCGAACGTACCCGATCCGACGGTCCGCGAAAAAGTCGAGCGTGGGTTCGAACGCCGCATCTATGCACCGGCGGCGATACTGGTGAACGACTGGCGGGGCTTCGTCGGATCGGTTATACTGCTCGGGTTCGTTCTAATGGGCACGGTCGGCATCTACGTCGTTCCCAGGCCGACCGTGATGGAAGGGCCGATCTTCGTTCCTCCGTTCACGGACTGGGATTTCCCGCTTGGGACCGGCGTCATGGGTGAGTCGTTGTTCAAGCAGGTCGTCCACGCAACTCCTGCGATGTTGCAGATGATCACTGCCGGTGCGTTGCTCTCGGTCGTCCTCGGGACCGTCATCGGAACCGTCGCGGGCTATCGCGGGGGCCGCACCGATTCGGTGTTGATGATGCTGACCGACACCGTCCTCACGATTCCAGGACTGGTGTTGATCATCGTGCTGGCGACCATCTATCAGCCGGAGAATCCATTCGTGGTCGGACTCATCCTCGGAATCGACAACTGGCCGCGACTGGCTCGTACCATCCGCTCGCAGGTGTTGAGCATCCGGGAGGAGGCGTTCACCGAGGCGTCGCGTATCATGGGACTATCTGACGTTCACATCCTTCGTCGGGACGTCGTCTCGAACCTGATGCCGTACATCTCGGTGAACTTCGCCAATAGCGCACGCAGAATCATCTTCGAATCGGTCGCGCTGTACTTCCTCGGCATCCTGCCACAGTCACAGCTGAACTGGGGCGTGATGATGGACGACGCCTACACTAATGCGAACCTGACGAATCTGAACCAGATCCACTGGTTGCTCGTCCCAATGGCGCTCATCATCCTCCTCTCGCTCGGCTTCATCCTACTCGCACAGGGACTTGACCGCGTCTTCAACGTCCGACTGCGCGCCCGCCACGAAAAGTCGGCGAGCGGAGGTGAGACATCGTGA
- a CDS encoding HAD family hydrolase encodes MTYDALLFDVDGVLLDRHADHPGVYRWAVAATFDEFGVAPADAELDVFISGATVEGMRRVCSDYDIEFKSFWERREANASDLQCGMMDRGERVPYDDCKVVRELAAEHVMGVVSNNQHATVEYMLRRFDLAHAFDAVYGRAPTVEGFRLTKPNTHYVERAMSDLDVADGLYVGDSSCDVIAAHRAGLDSVFVRRSHRKDYSLSEEPTYEITSLAGLSDLSGVALSSA; translated from the coding sequence ATGACCTACGACGCGCTTCTGTTCGACGTTGACGGCGTCCTGCTCGACCGTCACGCCGACCATCCGGGCGTCTACCGATGGGCCGTGGCGGCGACCTTCGACGAGTTCGGCGTCGCGCCAGCAGACGCCGAACTCGACGTATTCATCTCCGGCGCCACGGTCGAAGGAATGCGACGTGTCTGTTCTGACTACGACATTGAGTTCAAGTCGTTCTGGGAGCGACGCGAGGCCAACGCGTCGGACCTCCAGTGCGGGATGATGGACCGCGGCGAGCGCGTCCCCTACGACGACTGCAAGGTTGTCCGCGAACTCGCCGCCGAACACGTCATGGGCGTCGTCAGCAACAATCAGCACGCGACGGTCGAGTACATGCTGCGGCGGTTCGACCTCGCGCACGCGTTCGACGCGGTGTACGGTCGTGCCCCGACGGTCGAGGGATTCCGACTGACCAAACCGAACACGCACTACGTGGAGCGAGCGATGTCCGACCTCGACGTTGCAGATGGCCTCTACGTCGGAGACAGTTCCTGTGACGTGATCGCAGCCCACCGCGCGGGACTTGACTCGGTGTTCGTCCGTCGGTCTCACCGCAAGGACTACTCGCTCTCCGAGGAACCAACCTATGAAATCACGTCACTTGCTGGCCTTTCCGATCTTTCGGGCGTCGCTCTGTCGTCGGCGTAA
- a CDS encoding serine hydrolase domain-containing protein: protein MTCSTDDPLDTLLTRGLDDGVFPGAVAAVGRTDGIDRVSIVGERDPERDEPTTRSTVFDAASLTKSVVTATIALALVESGDIVLSDELSRHVPKLAGYRRGEIRLEQLLTHSSGLQPYAFAESWRSTSDVLAGLRDRPLLEAEPGSRYEYSCLNFVYLAEALRGATGRSLPELAQTHIFGPLGMDDSRLGPIADEQEGKVAATYDHEYRDRILRGEVHDPLGWATDGRSGNAGLFTTVDDLAAFARGYLAADGTPLSAATVERLQDDWLPNHGDRHSLGWRLADGTYPAPNWSRRGLGHTGYTGTSLWLDHDRNRVAVLLTNQVYDGKETGLVRFRERFHAMVAAGTFD from the coding sequence ATGACATGCTCGACCGACGACCCGCTCGATACATTGCTGACTCGCGGCCTCGACGACGGCGTCTTTCCCGGTGCCGTCGCGGCCGTCGGCAGGACCGACGGTATCGACCGGGTGAGCATCGTCGGCGAACGGGACCCAGAGCGTGATGAGCCGACGACCCGCTCAACGGTGTTCGACGCCGCATCGCTCACCAAATCCGTCGTGACGGCGACGATTGCGCTCGCGCTCGTCGAGTCGGGCGATATCGTGCTCTCAGACGAACTAAGTCGCCACGTTCCCAAGTTAGCCGGTTACCGGCGCGGCGAAATTAGATTGGAACAGCTCCTCACGCACAGCTCCGGCCTACAACCGTACGCGTTCGCCGAATCGTGGCGTTCCACGTCCGACGTACTCGCTGGGCTCCGCGACCGCCCGTTGCTCGAAGCTGAGCCCGGAAGCCGATACGAATACAGTTGCCTCAACTTCGTCTACCTGGCCGAGGCGCTCCGGGGCGCGACCGGTCGCTCGCTGCCGGAACTCGCCCAGACCCACATCTTCGGTCCTCTTGGGATGGACGACTCGCGACTCGGACCAATAGCCGACGAGCAGGAAGGAAAAGTTGCCGCGACCTACGACCATGAGTACCGCGACCGTATACTCCGAGGTGAAGTCCACGACCCGCTGGGATGGGCGACGGACGGACGCAGCGGTAACGCCGGACTATTCACGACCGTCGACGACCTCGCTGCGTTTGCGCGGGGGTATCTCGCCGCCGACGGGACGCCGCTATCGGCCGCGACCGTCGAGCGATTGCAGGACGACTGGCTCCCGAACCACGGCGACCGCCACAGCCTTGGCTGGCGGCTCGCCGATGGGACGTATCCCGCGCCGAACTGGTCGCGTCGCGGACTCGGCCATACCGGCTACACCGGCACATCGCTCTGGCTCGACCACGACCGAAACCGAGTCGCGGTGTTGCTCACGAATCAAGTCTACGACGGAAAGGAGACGGGGCTCGTCCGGTTCCGCGAGCGATTTCACGCGATGGTCGCCGCCGGGACGTTCGATTGA
- a CDS encoding GNAT family N-acetyltransferase, producing MEYEVQRLTDRDAIRDGIDCWNRRYPAFSLPEWAVAQNVFAPFDGLDVTVWGACSDGDVIAVALGKRLVESIPDYAGPEQGWIGLFAVTSSIPDRGVIADELLQTVERAMADRGVSRLRFGGDPGQFLPGLPAEFDDLRGILDDAGFETQETVYDLQRDITGFDPGGRVAEVRESWPDLTVERVGANAADLHAFLADQFPGRWNYEARNVCRVPGGGDDYWLVRHNGTTVGFARANTPDSAYCGANVNWATHLDGAVCGLGPLGVHRSYRGRGWGLWMIASIVERYRDKGYDRMVIDWTGLLDYYGKLGFEPWRTYETLTKEVSA from the coding sequence ATGGAGTACGAGGTCCAGAGACTCACCGACCGTGACGCGATTCGTGACGGAATCGACTGCTGGAACCGTAGATATCCGGCCTTCTCGCTTCCCGAGTGGGCCGTCGCCCAGAATGTCTTCGCTCCCTTCGACGGTCTCGACGTGACCGTGTGGGGTGCGTGTTCGGACGGCGACGTCATCGCCGTTGCGCTCGGAAAGCGACTCGTCGAGTCGATTCCCGACTACGCCGGACCCGAACAGGGCTGGATCGGCCTGTTCGCCGTGACCTCATCGATTCCTGACCGAGGCGTCATCGCCGACGAACTGCTCCAAACGGTCGAGCGAGCGATGGCCGACCGCGGCGTCTCCCGACTCCGCTTCGGCGGCGACCCAGGACAGTTCCTTCCTGGACTGCCGGCCGAATTCGATGACCTCCGCGGGATACTCGATGATGCGGGATTCGAGACGCAGGAAACCGTCTACGACCTGCAACGCGACATCACGGGGTTCGACCCTGGCGGGCGTGTCGCCGAAGTCCGTGAGTCGTGGCCGGACCTAACCGTCGAACGTGTCGGCGCGAACGCCGCCGATCTTCACGCGTTCCTCGCCGACCAGTTCCCCGGTCGGTGGAACTACGAAGCGCGGAACGTCTGTCGCGTACCCGGCGGCGGCGACGACTACTGGCTGGTCCGACACAACGGGACGACCGTCGGGTTCGCTCGGGCGAATACGCCCGACTCGGCATACTGCGGGGCAAACGTCAACTGGGCGACCCACCTCGACGGAGCGGTCTGTGGCCTTGGACCACTCGGCGTCCACAGATCGTATCGGGGCCGGGGCTGGGGACTCTGGATGATCGCCAGCATCGTCGAACGCTACCGCGACAAGGGGTACGACCGGATGGTCATCGACTGGACGGGGCTGCTCGACTACTACGGGAAACTCGGCTTCGAACCGTGGCGGACGTACGAGACGCTCACGAAAGAGGTGTCGGCGTGA